Within Streptomyces albofaciens JCM 4342, the genomic segment GTCGCCCAGACGCGCCACCGCGACCGCTGTACCCAGACGCTGCTCACCTCAGACAGCCCGGCCGGCATTTGGAAGCTGGTTCCCACGACGGCCGTTCGCGGCCAACTAGCCTTCCCGGCACAGGTCATGGCCTTGTACGACCTGGCTGCTCTGCCCTACAAGGAACAATTGCGCTGGCGTATGCAGCGCTGCTCCGTCCACGCCGCCGTCCCCTCGGCCGCAGACCTGGCGATGGCCGAGTGGGAGCCCTTCGACCCTCTCGTCCACCACGCACACATCCAGAGTCGCCTGCCGGTCGGGAGCCGCCGACCCCGTCCGGGAGGCCCTGCTCGGCACGGAGCCCGACCATGACCCATCACGTGGTTGAACTCCTGCTGACCAAACCGGTCACGCACCGCGAACTGCGCCCAGCCTGCCGCACCTTGCCACTCGGGACGAACAGCGACCGCACCCGGCTGATGACCGTCCACCCGGCCAAAACGCCAGGCCGCGCCTTAAAGTCGGTTCGCCGCCGACTTCAACACGTTTCGCCTCTCGATGTCCTGACCACCCACTACCCCAGCCCCTCTGGTCAGGTCATCCTCAACGTCGAGCTCGGCCCGGCCGTGAGAGCGCTGATCGGCCAAGCCGCGGCCGCCAGGGGAGAGCGGCCTGCCGAGTACGTCGGCCACAGCGTGACGACGCCTTGTGCCGGAGAGAAGACGATCGCTTGCGAGCATTGGCAGCGCAGGTTGAGGGGCTTCTCGCTCACCACCGTCCGGAAGAGGTGCTGGCCTGCGCAGCCCGCACCTTGTTTCACCGCGACCCATGCGTCAGCCCGGAGGCCTGTCCACGTCTTGGCATTCATCTGAGCTGCTCACTTCCGACCGCTTAGCCCATCACTCCTCGGAGCCCTTGTTGCACACGCCCACCGATGAACAGGAACGCGCCATCGAGGTCCTCCGCGACGGCCGCCACCTCGTGCTGCAGGCCGGCGCTGGAACAGGTAAGACCAGCACACTGGGCCTGCTCGCTGCGAGCACCGAACGCCGCGGCCGCTATCTCGCTTTCAACAAGGACATCGCACACGACGCCTCGACCCGATTCCCTCGGTCCGTTGTGTGCAAGACCGCCCATGCCACTGCCTACGCCGCCTTCGGTCACCGCTACGCCCGCCGCCTCAACAGCCCGCGTCAACCAGCATGGAGGATCGGGCAAGCCCTCGGGATCACCGCTCCGGTCCGCATCGGGGGCCACGAAATCAGCCACCGAGCCCTGTCGCACAGCGTCCTGCGCACCGTGACCCGCTTCTGCCAATCAGCCGATCGATCTCTGGCGCCTCACCACGTTCCGACACTGCGCGGCCTCGGAACACACGTTGAGCACGCCCAGCTCGCCGAGGCGGTTATGCCCTTCGCCCAGAAGGCCTGGGGCGATCTGCAGGATGCCGAGCAGGGCGTGGTTCGCTTCGATCACGACCACTACCTGAAGATGTGGGCCCTGACAGAACCGAAGATCGACGCAGACTTCCTCTTCCTCGACGAGGCACAAGACACCAATCCAGTCCTGGAACAGGTCTTCACCGCACAGCGTGCACACGCCCAGTTGGTCATGGTCGGTGACTCCGCCCAGGCCATCTACGGCTGGCGCGGAGCCCGAGACGTGATGACAGGCTTCGACGCCACCCACCTGACCCTGACCCGCTCGTTTCGCTTCGGCCCGCTCCTTGCAGAACAGGCCAACCTGTGGCTCGCGCTCACCGAGGTGCCCATCCGGCTGACGGGCACCGACTCGATCACCACAGAAGTTGGCCTGGTCAGCTCTCCGGACGCTGTTCTGTGTCGTACCAACATCGGGGCCATGGCGGAGGTCATGAGGCTGCTCTCGAGCGGCCACCGCGTCGCTCTGGCCCGGGGCGGGAAAACGCTGGTTGCGCTGGCTCTTGCAGCCCGAGACCTCAAGGACGGAAGGCGCACCTCCCACCCGGAACTCGTGCTGTTCGCCTCGTGGGGTGAGTTGCAGGACTACGCCGAGCACGATCCCGCAGGTCGTGACCTGCAACCGTTCGTGGAACTCGTCGACACCTACGGT encodes:
- a CDS encoding UvrD-helicase domain-containing protein → MHTPTDEQERAIEVLRDGRHLVLQAGAGTGKTSTLGLLAASTERRGRYLAFNKDIAHDASTRFPRSVVCKTAHATAYAAFGHRYARRLNSPRQPAWRIGQALGITAPVRIGGHEISHRALSHSVLRTVTRFCQSADRSLAPHHVPTLRGLGTHVEHAQLAEAVMPFAQKAWGDLQDAEQGVVRFDHDHYLKMWALTEPKIDADFLFLDEAQDTNPVLEQVFTAQRAHAQLVMVGDSAQAIYGWRGARDVMTGFDATHLTLTRSFRFGPLLAEQANLWLALTEVPIRLTGTDSITTEVGLVSSPDAVLCRTNIGAMAEVMRLLSSGHRVALARGGKTLVALALAARDLKDGRRTSHPELVLFASWGELQDYAEHDPAGRDLQPFVELVDTYGPQAIIAAIDALTDEKRADVTVSTAHKAKGREWAKVKIADDFPPPPDANRLDDRGCPAPEPVSATDARLAYVAVTRARRHLDLGGLAWIENHDLV